A stretch of DNA from Shewanella sediminis HAW-EB3:
GCTCATTCATTTTACCTTCACTGTTGATGGTAAAATGATCAGTCTGATCCAGTCTTCTTGCCTGATAAAGCATTACCAGCTGCATGGTTGAGTCACGTTGCTCTTGTGTCAGGACGGTGCCATCTTCCCACTTACCCAGCTCGACACCACTCTTAAGACGCTCATACACTTCTTGAGGCATCTCATCGATCATTTTATTTATATCAGTCATACTCTCTTCCGCTTATGCAAGACGATTCTCACCCTGGTTATTAAGTAGCCAACAAAGCCCAATACGAAAAGACCACCGGCAATGTAAGACCTTACCCCTTGAGCCGGCTCTCCGCCCCAAAACCAGACCACTACACCTGCAATAAACAGAGACATGCATAACAGGCTTTGATTCATCAGCTGATTAGAGCGTTTAATATTGCTTATCAGCGACAATGACTCAGTATTCCCTGAGAGGTTTGCACCACATGCGCTACATTCCTTAGCTTTATTAGAGATCCGTTTCTTACAACTTGGGCATTCAATTAACGCCATCATTACCTCAAAGTACAGATAAACTATTTTACAATATTGGGCTCAGAGCGCTTATCTCTTAAGCCCATTCAATCATCTCAGCTCATCGACAACGGCAAGCATGGCCGTTAGAGACGCTTCACCTAAATATATCGAACGTTCAGGAGACCAACCCGCCATAGGATCGGGCATATTGTCATTATCTTTAAATGGCATCTCAAGGGTATTAGAGAGGCAGTTAAAGGTCTCAGCCACCCAGTTAGATGCGACCGTTAGATTGGCCTTACCTGGCTCATCTTTGTCGTAACCAAACTCAGATTGGAAATCGGCGCTGGTGAGCAGTAACGCATCCACAAATTTTTTCTGCAGCGCTTCCATTTTAGCATCAAACGAAGGTACGCCTTCGCAGCCAGCCAGAAACACAAAGGGTAAACCTTCGTCGCCATGGACATCATAAAAAAGATCGACACCTGTCTCTTTCATCTTGTGGGTAACATGGAACACTTCCGGACTCTTCTCCAATGACGGGCTCTGCCATTCACGATTGAGGTTAACACCCGCCGCATTAGTACGAAGATGACCACGTACTCCACCATCGGGATTCATGTTAGGGACAATATAGAAGTTCGCCTTATCTAGAAGCGCCTTGGCGTTAGCACAGTCGCTATCGAGTAGGTTATTGATAAAACCTTCAACTAACCACTCGGCCATCGTTTCACCGGGATGCTGACGCGCGGTGATCCAGATGTTGGCTTTAGACTCGTCACCATCGCCGACTTTGACCAGAGATAGATCGCGACCGTCCAGAGTGAGTCCTAAGTGCTCAAGACTAACCTGAGGATGTACCTGAATCGCGGCAAGCAGATCTTGATGACGTTCATAACTGTATGGAGCAAAATAAGCGACTTGAATAGAATCACAATCCAAATCGACTAAAATAGTAAGCTTGCCATCTTCATATTGCGTCGGCAGACGGAACCAGGTCTGTCTGTCATATGTAGCAACGGCTTGGTAATTTTCCCAGCCTTTTGTATATGAGGCCGAGCCGGCATTCATAATATTAAGGGTATACCGGTTACCGACTTCCCCCTCTAAACGAAAGTTAAACCACTGATAAAATTCATTACCTACATCGGGACGAATAGCCAGTTGTACGTCATTAATATTGTCTTGATTAATGACTTCAATATTACCGCCATCAAAATTGGCACTGATCCGCATAACGATTCCTTTGTTCGTACTGAGAAGACAAGTCATAGGGTACTTGTCAGATTGGGGATAGGATAAACGAAAAATGTGTATATACCCAACCATTCTCTTCAATCACTTCCTTGTCCAGCTATCCTACGGGAGCTCTGAAACAAGCATTTTGAAGTAGCTTGGGTATTGAGTAGCCTGAAAAGCAAAAAAGCCACACTAATGGCGGCTTTTATCGGGTATAAATTTGTTTAAGAAGCAAAACTGTAACCTTGTCCTCTAACTGTATTGATCAAGGTTTTGGGTAACTTAGTATCGGCCAGCTTTCGACGGGTATTACTGATGTGCATGTCGAGATTTCGATCGAATCGACCTAAGTCCTTTTGAAGCACACTACGCTGCAATTCCTGCTTGGTGATCACCTCACCCTTTCTTTCGAACAGGTATTTAAATAACTTAAATTCAGTTTGAGTTAACACCACTTCCCGCGAGGCGATCGATACACAATACTGCATATCATCAAATAGTATTTCACTATTCAGAGAATCGGATTCTGCAGTGTTCTCAGCTCGGGTTAACTCGACTCGTCGTTGTAATGCTGTCATGCGCACTAAAAGCTCCTTTATGCTAAACGGCTTAGTTAAAAAGTCATCAGCCCCAAGTTCATAGCCTTTAATCCTTTCATCTTCATTGTCGATGGCAGAGATGACTATCACAGGGATCTGATCTTTTCTCGCAGCCAATAATCCAAATCCATCTAACTTTGGCATCATGATATCTAGCAGGATAATGTCCGGGAGTTCACACTCGAGAATGGATAAGGCTTCCATACCGTTTTGGGCACTAATAACTTCATGTCCTTCACATTCTAATGCTTCTTTTAGTAACTCCCTGAAAATCAGATCATCATCTACTACTAATACTTTACTCATTTACCACTACTGCAAATACGAACTGTTATCATTTACACTACTATATGCGTTGGTGAATTTCCAGTTGTTTTTTCAGATCTGTGATGTGAGCGAGTTTGTTGTCTGATTGATAGTGGAGAGAAGCAAGGGGGTGAAAGTCATTCTGGATTGATAAAACAAAGGCCAGAATATTC
This window harbors:
- a CDS encoding YeaC family protein codes for the protein MTDINKMIDEMPQEVYERLKSGVELGKWEDGTVLTQEQRDSTMQLVMLYQARRLDQTDHFTINSEGKMNELTKAQLKKQFKGEPIAEFKEQEL
- a CDS encoding response regulator transcription factor yields the protein MSKVLVVDDDLIFRELLKEALECEGHEVISAQNGMEALSILECELPDIILLDIMMPKLDGFGLLAARKDQIPVIVISAIDNEDERIKGYELGADDFLTKPFSIKELLVRMTALQRRVELTRAENTAESDSLNSEILFDDMQYCVSIASREVVLTQTEFKLFKYLFERKGEVITKQELQRSVLQKDLGRFDRNLDMHISNTRRKLADTKLPKTLINTVRGQGYSFAS
- a CDS encoding M14 family metallopeptidase — protein: MRISANFDGGNIEVINQDNINDVQLAIRPDVGNEFYQWFNFRLEGEVGNRYTLNIMNAGSASYTKGWENYQAVATYDRQTWFRLPTQYEDGKLTILVDLDCDSIQVAYFAPYSYERHQDLLAAIQVHPQVSLEHLGLTLDGRDLSLVKVGDGDESKANIWITARQHPGETMAEWLVEGFINNLLDSDCANAKALLDKANFYIVPNMNPDGGVRGHLRTNAAGVNLNREWQSPSLEKSPEVFHVTHKMKETGVDLFYDVHGDEGLPFVFLAGCEGVPSFDAKMEALQKKFVDALLLTSADFQSEFGYDKDEPGKANLTVASNWVAETFNCLSNTLEMPFKDNDNMPDPMAGWSPERSIYLGEASLTAMLAVVDELR
- a CDS encoding zinc ribbon domain-containing protein; protein product: MALIECPSCKKRISNKAKECSACGANLSGNTESLSLISNIKRSNQLMNQSLLCMSLFIAGVVVWFWGGEPAQGVRSYIAGGLFVLGFVGYLITRVRIVLHKRKRV